The proteins below are encoded in one region of Prosthecobacter dejongeii:
- a CDS encoding response regulator transcription factor, with protein MNLLLVEDEPELARQVAVWMADGGHRLQWEKSGAEALAALKQQGYDVIILDVGLPDTDGFTLVQKLRRGGLRTPVLFLTARAEVSDRVRGLAAGGDDYLTKPFAVEELMARLEALHRRVNNHVPTHRILGKCRLDFVRRRVSCGAESVELQPREWCLLEVLMNHEGRVLPKKFLLEQVWDIHFDPGTNVVDAMVCRLRRKLEMPGSGILVETIRGKGYVFKTLA; from the coding sequence TTGTCGAAGATGAACCTGAGCTCGCTCGCCAAGTGGCCGTGTGGATGGCGGATGGCGGCCACCGCTTGCAGTGGGAAAAGTCCGGTGCAGAGGCCCTGGCGGCGCTGAAGCAGCAGGGATATGACGTCATCATCCTGGATGTGGGGCTGCCAGACACGGATGGTTTCACCCTGGTGCAAAAGCTGCGCCGGGGCGGGCTGCGCACGCCAGTGCTCTTTCTCACCGCCCGGGCGGAGGTGTCTGACCGCGTGCGTGGCCTGGCCGCTGGAGGCGATGATTACCTGACCAAGCCGTTTGCGGTGGAGGAATTGATGGCCCGGCTGGAGGCGCTGCACCGCCGAGTGAATAATCATGTGCCCACCCACCGCATCCTCGGCAAATGCCGCCTGGACTTCGTGCGCCGCCGCGTGAGCTGCGGCGCGGAAAGCGTGGAGCTGCAACCTCGCGAGTGGTGCCTGCTGGAGGTGCTGATGAATCATGAGGGCCGCGTGCTGCCGAAAAAATTTCTGCTGGAGCAGGTGTGGGACATCCACTTTGACCCCGGCACCAATGTGGTGGATGCCATGGTCTGCCGACTGAGGCGTAAACTGGAAATGCCAGGCAGCGGCATCTTGGTCGAGACCATTCGAGGCAAAGGATATGTTTTCAAAACTCTGGCCTGA
- a CDS encoding sensor histidine kinase, with protein MFSKLWPEKLPSLWRLALLMGLIVIVNILLILTFVRIAVSQDMRQVDRNRVTDDLIEYSVLYTNGGLNGMKKVFHASQHIDWNGLRLTTAFGKVLHEEIPAEMKAFTWPEQTVKFLLEAGDMDLMEVTSPDQTLRLHVGAIRLWDGNTLWFGRSDAQARRHLANIERHLWFAGLTAALISFLPVVWFLNDVLRPIQSFIISAERMRVPGSSARLRAPSAIPELKALASVVNTGLDQIRALTRELQSTNDFLAHELRTPLARVRGNLEHFHDQTDNVMAREAAARSLEEIDRATQLVQTLLTIRAGDHVALRLHRQVTSLDGLLSSLVELFIPAAEDRRLTLTLGTGLSLTLNVDRELLTQAVSNLLDNALAYTHAGGEIKVSWMGEGTGAIITVEDTGPGLHPEELEVIWDRYVRGSAARPKTSGMGLGLSLVRSIAMAHGGNAGGQNREGGGATFWIYIPGS; from the coding sequence ATGTTTTCAAAACTCTGGCCTGAAAAACTCCCCTCACTCTGGCGTCTGGCCCTGCTCATGGGCCTCATTGTCATCGTGAACATTCTCTTGATCCTCACCTTCGTACGGATCGCCGTCAGCCAGGACATGCGCCAGGTGGATCGCAATCGTGTCACCGATGACCTCATCGAATACTCCGTGCTGTACACGAATGGCGGGCTCAATGGGATGAAAAAAGTCTTTCATGCCAGCCAGCACATTGACTGGAATGGCCTGCGCCTTACCACCGCTTTTGGCAAGGTCCTGCATGAGGAGATTCCCGCTGAAATGAAGGCCTTCACCTGGCCTGAGCAGACCGTGAAATTCCTGCTGGAGGCTGGCGATATGGACCTCATGGAAGTGACCTCCCCAGACCAAACCCTGCGCCTGCACGTGGGGGCCATCCGGCTGTGGGATGGGAACACGCTGTGGTTTGGCCGGTCAGATGCGCAGGCGCGGCGGCACCTAGCGAACATTGAGCGGCATCTCTGGTTCGCCGGCCTCACCGCTGCGCTCATCTCCTTCCTGCCCGTGGTGTGGTTCCTCAATGACGTGCTGCGGCCCATCCAGTCCTTCATCATCAGTGCTGAGCGCATGCGCGTGCCCGGCAGCAGTGCGCGGCTGCGCGCCCCCAGCGCCATCCCGGAACTGAAGGCCCTGGCCAGCGTGGTGAATACCGGGCTGGACCAGATCCGCGCACTCACGCGTGAGTTGCAGTCCACGAATGATTTCCTCGCCCATGAGCTGCGCACCCCGCTGGCACGCGTGCGTGGGAACCTAGAGCACTTTCATGATCAAACCGACAATGTGATGGCCCGCGAGGCCGCCGCCCGCAGCCTGGAGGAAATTGACCGTGCCACCCAGCTTGTGCAGACCCTCCTCACCATTCGTGCGGGGGATCATGTGGCCCTGCGCCTGCATCGTCAGGTCACTTCATTGGATGGTCTTCTCAGCAGTTTGGTGGAGCTCTTTATCCCCGCAGCCGAAGATCGTCGGCTGACTCTTACCCTCGGCACTGGCCTCAGCCTCACCTTGAATGTGGACCGCGAACTGCTGACCCAGGCAGTCTCCAATCTGCTGGACAATGCCCTGGCCTACACCCATGCCGGCGGTGAGATCAAAGTGAGCTGGATGGGCGAAGGCACCGGGGCCATCATCACCGTGGAAGACACTGGCCCTGGCCTGCATCCAGAGGAATTGGAAGTCATCTGGGACCGCTACGTACGCGGCAGTGCCGCCCGGCCAAAGACTTCCGGCATGGGCCTGGGGCTCAGCCTCGTGCGCTCCATCGCCATGGCCCACGGAGGCAATGCGGGCGGGCAAAATCGCGAAGGCGGCGGTGCCACGTTTTGGATCTACATTCCCGGCTCTTAA